In Deinococcus maricopensis DSM 21211, one genomic interval encodes:
- a CDS encoding electron transfer flavoprotein subunit beta/FixA family protein, giving the protein MKILTLVRQVPDAEARVRVQGTTVDLEGTTLVMDGMDEYGVEEALRLRENGANVEEIVALAVGPKRVEDALRTALAMGADRAIHVETDTPLDPIALSQVVAQVAQTEGAQLILVGGQEADWDSQALGAATAERLGWPQLTWTNELNVDGDTLTGRHDVDEGNESFQATLPAVVTTQQGLNEPRYPTLPNIMKAKKKELRKDDLGQYGATPKVRVVSAEIQTRARLNKVIDGKDPQAAAQELLGLLRNEAKVIA; this is encoded by the coding sequence ATGAAGATTCTGACCCTGGTACGCCAGGTCCCCGACGCCGAAGCCCGCGTACGCGTGCAAGGCACCACCGTGGACCTCGAAGGCACCACCCTCGTCATGGACGGCATGGATGAATACGGCGTGGAGGAAGCCCTGCGCCTGCGTGAAAACGGCGCGAACGTCGAAGAGATCGTCGCCCTCGCCGTCGGCCCCAAACGCGTGGAGGACGCCCTGCGCACCGCCCTCGCCATGGGCGCCGACCGCGCCATCCACGTTGAAACCGACACCCCCCTCGACCCCATCGCCCTCAGCCAGGTCGTCGCCCAGGTCGCCCAGACCGAAGGCGCCCAACTGATCCTCGTCGGCGGTCAGGAAGCCGACTGGGACAGCCAGGCCCTCGGCGCCGCCACCGCCGAACGCCTCGGCTGGCCGCAACTCACCTGGACCAACGAACTCAACGTCGACGGCGACACCCTCACCGGCCGCCACGACGTCGACGAAGGCAACGAAAGCTTCCAGGCCACCCTGCCTGCCGTCGTCACCACCCAGCAGGGCCTCAACGAACCCCGCTACCCCACCCTGCCGAACATCATGAAGGCCAAAAAGAAGGAACTCCGCAAGGACGACCTCGGCCAGTACGGCGCCACCCCCAAAGTCCGCGTCGTCAGCGCCGAAATCCAGACCCGCGCGCGCCTCAACAAGGTCATTGACGGCAAGGACCCGCAGGCCGCCGCACAGGAACTGCTCGGCCTGTTGCGCAACGAAGCGAAGGTGATCGCGTAA
- a CDS encoding electron transfer flavoprotein subunit alpha/FixB family protein: MILIVAEHTNGKLSKSTLEMVSAARSAGREGPITVLVLGQGVAAIANEAAQVADQVLVADHAALAQYNAELWAAATTQIAQEGEAHTILIGGSRSGREYAPRVAVKLDAPYLEDAISLQAQGAALRAQRYTYLARVTETVEAEGAVVVVSVKPGSFPAAEATGAAGEQYDVDLDLPAARVQVTGKTVEKTSRVPLGEADVVVTGGRGVGSPENFSSLVEGLADAIGAGVGATRAVVDAGWRPYAEQVGQTGKTVQPKAYIAVGVSGAVQHLSGMGKSKYIVAINKDAEAPIFKVADYGIVGDVNVIVPALIEAARK, translated from the coding sequence ATGATCCTGATCGTCGCCGAACACACCAACGGCAAACTCAGCAAAAGCACCCTGGAAATGGTGAGCGCCGCCCGCAGCGCCGGCCGCGAGGGCCCCATCACGGTCCTCGTGCTCGGCCAGGGCGTCGCGGCCATCGCCAACGAGGCCGCGCAGGTCGCCGACCAGGTGCTCGTCGCGGACCACGCCGCGCTCGCGCAGTACAACGCCGAGCTGTGGGCCGCCGCCACCACCCAGATCGCGCAGGAAGGCGAAGCGCACACCATCCTGATCGGCGGCAGCCGCTCCGGCCGCGAGTACGCCCCCCGCGTCGCCGTGAAGCTCGACGCGCCGTACCTCGAGGACGCCATCAGCCTGCAGGCACAGGGCGCCGCCCTGCGCGCGCAGCGCTACACCTACCTCGCGCGCGTCACCGAAACCGTCGAGGCTGAAGGGGCCGTCGTGGTGGTCAGTGTGAAGCCCGGCAGCTTCCCCGCTGCCGAAGCGACCGGCGCTGCCGGCGAGCAGTACGACGTGGACCTCGACCTGCCCGCCGCGCGCGTGCAGGTGACGGGCAAGACCGTCGAGAAGACCTCGCGCGTGCCGCTCGGCGAGGCGGACGTCGTCGTCACGGGTGGCCGCGGCGTCGGCAGCCCCGAGAACTTCAGCAGCCTCGTTGAGGGCCTCGCGGACGCCATCGGCGCCGGCGTGGGTGCCACGCGCGCCGTTGTGGATGCCGGATGGCGCCCCTACGCCGAGCAGGTCGGGCAGACCGGCAAGACCGTGCAGCCCAAGGCGTACATCGCTGTGGGCGTGTCCGGCGCCGTGCAGCACCTCAGCGGCATGGGCAAGAGCAAGTACATCGTCGCGATCAACAAGGACGCCGAGGCGCCGATCTTCAAGGTCGCCGATTACGGCATCGTCGGGGACGTGAACGTCATCGTGCCCGCCCTGATCGAAGCGGCCCGCAAGTAA
- a CDS encoding GGDEF domain-containing protein — translation MNHLTPPTPDSDAFQASYDQAIHHRDQNAGVARPHALRALDAALDLNDPHRTVLALNVLGVIESRLMHHQEALTRFSVALTLAREHRDLDGQARVLNNLALTKLAYGDEQGAFEDLRAADDLLRDHDGIVRDTILVNLAYHANALGHHKDALHHLHVLEETLHARGDTDPNMRGYLLANRLRALVGQFEDATSRGRTEQATQDLRDARTTRSALLTTLATQEDRVLATLAWHAIAGLERAQQHLKAALNAARRAVRMSRASGDRGLEGVAVADLARSYAALGDRQRATEQYHAARTLFEQHGARRDVLNLLAELSDLHERSGDHREALRVHKELLALTIEQLEAHARHRAVMQDLNAEADRIRAEVNALRDRNALLNLQAERYAFQARHDPLTGIMNRRGAEDVLATLPATTPSALALVDVDHFKRVNDTYAHATGDAVLVRVAHALQSAIRAGDTVARYGGEEFLLILPGTAHPEADILCERLRAHIETLELTDLGADLRVTVSIGCASGQGDPAALLNLADDLLYTAKHDGRNRVVARPLLPSTTPEIP, via the coding sequence GTGAATCACCTGACGCCCCCCACCCCCGACAGCGACGCCTTTCAGGCGTCGTACGACCAGGCCATTCACCACCGCGACCAGAACGCCGGCGTCGCCCGCCCCCACGCCCTGCGCGCCCTCGACGCGGCCCTTGACCTCAACGACCCCCACCGCACCGTCCTGGCCCTGAACGTCCTCGGCGTCATCGAATCCCGCCTCATGCACCACCAGGAAGCCCTCACGCGTTTCTCGGTCGCGCTCACCCTCGCCCGCGAACACCGTGACCTCGACGGCCAGGCCCGCGTCCTCAATAACCTCGCGCTCACCAAACTCGCCTACGGTGACGAACAGGGCGCCTTCGAGGACCTGCGCGCCGCCGACGACCTCCTGCGCGACCACGACGGCATCGTCCGCGACACCATCCTCGTGAACCTCGCGTACCACGCCAACGCCCTCGGCCACCACAAGGACGCCCTCCACCACCTCCACGTCCTCGAAGAAACCCTGCACGCCCGCGGCGACACCGACCCCAACATGCGCGGCTACCTCCTCGCCAACCGCCTGCGCGCCCTCGTCGGGCAATTCGAGGACGCCACCAGCCGCGGCCGCACCGAACAGGCCACCCAGGACCTCCGTGACGCCCGCACCACCCGCAGCGCCCTGCTCACCACCCTCGCCACCCAGGAGGACCGCGTGCTCGCCACGCTCGCCTGGCACGCCATCGCCGGACTCGAGCGCGCGCAGCAGCACCTCAAGGCCGCCCTCAACGCCGCCCGCCGCGCCGTGCGCATGAGCCGCGCCTCCGGCGACCGCGGCCTCGAAGGGGTCGCCGTGGCCGACCTCGCCCGCAGCTACGCCGCCCTCGGCGACCGCCAGCGCGCCACCGAGCAGTACCACGCCGCGCGCACCCTGTTCGAGCAGCACGGCGCCCGCCGTGACGTCCTGAACCTCCTCGCGGAACTCAGCGACCTCCACGAACGCAGCGGCGACCACCGCGAAGCCCTGCGCGTCCACAAGGAACTGCTGGCGCTCACCATCGAGCAGCTCGAAGCGCACGCGCGCCACCGCGCCGTCATGCAGGACCTCAACGCCGAAGCCGACCGCATCCGCGCGGAAGTCAACGCCCTGCGCGACCGTAACGCCCTGCTGAACCTCCAGGCCGAACGCTACGCCTTCCAGGCCCGCCACGACCCCCTGACCGGCATCATGAACCGACGCGGCGCCGAGGACGTCCTCGCCACCCTCCCGGCCACCACTCCGTCCGCGCTCGCGCTCGTGGACGTCGACCATTTCAAACGCGTGAACGACACCTACGCCCACGCCACCGGCGACGCCGTCCTTGTCCGCGTCGCCCACGCGCTGCAAAGCGCCATCCGCGCCGGCGACACCGTCGCCCGTTACGGCGGTGAGGAATTCCTGCTGATCCTGCCCGGCACCGCCCACCCCGAAGCGGACATCCTGTGCGAACGCCTGCGCGCCCACATTGAAACGCTCGAACTCACGGACCTCGGCGCGGACCTGCGCGTCACTGTCAGCATCGGCTGCGCCAGCGGTCAGGGCGACCCGGCCGCGCTGCTCAACCTCGCCGACGACCTGCTCTACACCGCCAAGCACGACGGGCGAAACCGCGTCGTCGCCCGGCCCCTCCTGCCGTCCACCACCCCGGAAATCCCCTGA
- a CDS encoding YkgJ family cysteine cluster protein — MSDGVAAVTAAVESAYARFGTRAGAWLTEFTRAGGRVACGAGCYHCCDMPIRVSLAEALVVARALTPAQVRAVRAHARKVARNARAARDDDEYVQGHREDVSYCPLLDRESGQCTQYAVRPTRCRDTFSAMSARFCTVGVWEGMNAGERRAYRAEVRRTPGTDGETHFIAPLEEMSEPVWTAASRAMRRAWGVEVWGDFWTLTTLALDEAFMAAVGRGDRRAALTAARTLGLHHPVTLEFA; from the coding sequence GTGAGTGACGGTGTGGCGGCGGTAACGGCGGCGGTGGAGAGCGCGTACGCGCGGTTTGGAACGCGGGCGGGCGCGTGGCTGACGGAGTTCACGCGTGCCGGCGGGCGCGTGGCGTGTGGCGCCGGCTGCTACCACTGCTGCGACATGCCGATCCGGGTGAGTCTGGCAGAAGCGCTGGTGGTGGCGCGCGCCCTGACGCCCGCGCAGGTCCGGGCGGTGCGCGCGCACGCCCGCAAGGTGGCGCGCAACGCCCGCGCCGCGCGTGACGATGACGAGTACGTGCAGGGGCACCGCGAGGACGTGTCGTACTGCCCGCTGCTGGACCGCGAGAGTGGGCAGTGCACGCAGTACGCGGTGCGCCCGACGCGCTGCCGGGATACGTTCAGCGCTATGAGCGCGCGCTTCTGCACGGTGGGCGTGTGGGAGGGCATGAATGCTGGGGAGCGCCGGGCGTACCGTGCGGAGGTACGCCGCACGCCCGGCACGGACGGCGAGACGCATTTCATCGCGCCGCTCGAAGAGATGAGCGAGCCGGTGTGGACGGCGGCGTCACGCGCGATGCGGCGCGCGTGGGGGGTAGAGGTCTGGGGGGATTTCTGGACGCTCACGACGCTGGCGCTCGATGAGGCGTTCATGGCGGCGGTCGGTCGTGGGGACCGCCGGGCGGCGCTCACGGCGGCGCGCACGCTGGGGCTGCATCACCCGGTGACGCTCGAGTTCGCGTAG